Proteins co-encoded in one Malus sylvestris chromosome 9, drMalSylv7.2, whole genome shotgun sequence genomic window:
- the LOC126633723 gene encoding uncharacterized protein LOC126633723 gives MENIAEVPPMRPTQPEKTFSECITPPPPLQHKDENSQNSGNDLRKITTPDRLKVPKAFKFPERYTSPTDMIMSPVTQGLLARNRKGGALLPPSINLPKPPQDSGIEGVGCGPTAELKFGCDN, from the exons ATGGAAAACATAGCAGAAGTGCCTCCTATGAGGCCGACTCAGCCAGAGAAAACATTTTCCGAGTGCATAACGCCACCGCCTCCGCTTCAACACAAGGATGAAAATTCTCAAAACTCCGGCAACGATTTACGCAAAATCACTACGCCGGATCGCCTTAAGGTCCCCAAGGCATTTAAGTTCCCAGAAAG gTATACTAGCCCAACCGATATGATAATGTCCCCTGTAACACAAGGCCTTCTTGCCAGAAACAGAAAGGGTGGTGCCCTCTTGCCACCTAGCATAAATCTACCCAAACCTCCTCAag ATTCAGGAATTGAAGGTGTGGGATGTGGTCCAACTGCTGAATTAAAGTTTGGGTGCGATAATTGA
- the LOC126633722 gene encoding protein CHLORORESPIRATORY REDUCTION 7, chloroplastic isoform X1: MVSMEGALKKQLFHGGFLTSIIIAGKEGTKCQIRAPLMQLVATGKDDISIHLNLFKTRSVQRDAVKVCAVRRRRIYHNSETYVLLEPGEDEKFVSEDELRDKLKGWLENWPAKKLPPDLARFESIDDAVSYLVRSVCELEIHGDVGSVQWYEVRME; the protein is encoded by the exons ATGGTTTCAATGGAAGGAGCTTTGAAGAAACAGTTGTTCCATGGTGGATTTCTGACC AGCATTATAATTGCAGGCAAAGAAGGTACAAAGTGCCAGATTCGAGCTCCGTTGATGCAGTTAGTGGCAACAGGAAAAGATGATATTAGTATTCATCTTAATCTGTTTAAAACAAGGAGTGTGCAAAGAGACGCAGTCAAG GTTTGTGCAGTGAGGAGGAGAAGGATATACCATAATAGTGAAACTTATGTGTTACTGGAGCCGGGAGAGGATGAGAAGTTTGTTTCAGAGGATGAGCTGAGGGACAAGTTAAAAGGTTGGCTGGAGAACTGGCCAGCCAAGAAACTTCCTCCTGACCTTGCAAGATTCGAAAGCATCGACGATGCCGTTTCTTATCTAGTGAGGTCTGTTTGTGAACTTGAAATTCATGGAGATGTAGGTTCAGTCCAGTGGTACGAAGTTCGAATGGAGTGA
- the LOC126583929 gene encoding nuclear transport factor 2-like encodes MALQTAIPPPTPSAQLVGNAFIEQYYHILHNNPGIVHRFYQDSSVLSRPDSNGVMTSVTTMQGINEKILSLNYNEYKAEIMTADAQKSFKEGVTVLVTGCLTGKDNLKRKFAQSFFLAPQDNGFFVLNDVLRFVEDGQLFENHSVNEVNDATTVLSSQDPEPTHVLDPPAPDLETTQVEENLIVVEKTYDTSDHERQSAKESDLEPPSYSNGNNVSVAVEPDSMTAQEDTPKKSYASIVRVPKGSPGPNKVYVPTNTVRVAPKKAETSLPGSTAPASVPEASAPTSTSALESGDSNEEVEGYSVYIRNLPLNVTSDQLEEEFKKFGPIKQGGVQVRNKKLQGHCFGFVEFESSSSMNSAIQASPITIGGRQAVIEIKRTTTRVGSSARGRFHPAGRGGFRNDSFRGRGNYGGGRSFGRSEYVSRGEFSGRGRGGPAGRSGDVYQVRGRGGRSSGPQQNAVSA; translated from the exons ATGGCCTTGCAGACAGCAATTCCTCCACCCACTCCTAGTGCCCAACTTGTTGGAAATGCTTTCATTGAGCAGTATTACCATATTCTTCACAATAACCCAGGCATAGTCCATCGGTTTTATCAGGATTCAAGTGTACTAAGCCGGCCTGATTCTAATGGTGTGATGACATCAGTGACCACTATGCAA GGAATCAATGAGAAGATCCTTTCATTAAATTACAACGAATATAAGGCTGAGATAATGACAGCTGATGCTCAGAAGTCTTTTAAAGAAGGGGTGACTGTGTTAGTTACTGGATGTTTAACGGGAAAGGATAACTTGAAAAGGAAATTTGCCCAATCATTTTTTCTTGCCCCTCAAGACAATGGGTTCTTTGTATTGAATGATGTCCTTAGATTTGTGGAAGATGGACAACTGTTTGAAAACCATTCAGTTAATGAAGTTAATGATGCCACAACAGTCCTCTCAAGCCAGGATCCAG AGCCAACTCATGTTCTTGATCCTCCTGCGCCTGATCTGGAAACTACTCAAGTTGAAGAGAATTTAATTGTTGTTGAGAAAACTTATGACACATCGGACCATGAGAGACAATCCGCTAAAGAATCTGACCTGGAACCCCCATCTTATTCAAATGGAAACAATGTCTCTGTGGCAGTTGAGCCAGATTCTATGACAGCACAAGAGGATACACCAAAGAAGTCGTATGCATCAATT GTTAGAGTTCCCAAAGGGAGTCCAGGGCCAAATAAGGTTTATGTGCCTACTAATACTGTAAGAGTGGCTCCTAAGAAAGCGGAAACTAGTTTGCCTGGGTCAACTGCACCTGCTTCGGTGCCTGAAGCATCAGCCCCAACTAGCACTAGTGCCCTAGAGAGTGGTGATAGTAATGAGGAAG TCGAGGGCTATTCTGTTTACATAAGGAATTTGCCCTTAAACGTGACGTCTGATCAGCTTGAGgaagaattcaagaaatttgGACCAATAAAGCAAGGAGGAGTCCAAGTCCGGAATAAGAAA CTCCAGGGCCACTGTTTTGGATTTGTTGAGTTTGAGTCTTCAAGTTCCATGAATAGTGCCATCCAG GCTTCACCAATCACTATCGGTGGCCGTCAAGCTGTCATCGAGATAAAGAGAACTACAACTCGAG TTGGTAGCAGTGCAAGAGGTAGATTTCATCCAGCTGGAAGGGGAGGGTTCCGGAATGACAGCTTTAGAGGCCGCGGGAACTATGGTGGTGGCCGGAGCTTTGGCAGAAGCGAGTATGTGAGCAGGGGCGAATTCTCAGGCCGAGGCAGAGGGGGTCCAGCCGGGCGCAGTGGAGATGTTTATCAGGTGCGAGGGAGGGGTGGACGTTCAAGTGGACCGCAGCAGAATGCTGTTTCTGCGTAA
- the LOC126633722 gene encoding protein CHLORORESPIRATORY REDUCTION 7, chloroplastic isoform X2 has protein sequence MVSMEGALKKQLFHGGFLTLNCKEGTKCQIRAPLMQLVATGKDDISIHLNLFKTRSVQRDAVKVCAVRRRRIYHNSETYVLLEPGEDEKFVSEDELRDKLKGWLENWPAKKLPPDLARFESIDDAVSYLVRSVCELEIHGDVGSVQWYEVRME, from the exons ATGGTTTCAATGGAAGGAGCTTTGAAGAAACAGTTGTTCCATGGTGGATTTCTGACCCTTAACT GCAAAGAAGGTACAAAGTGCCAGATTCGAGCTCCGTTGATGCAGTTAGTGGCAACAGGAAAAGATGATATTAGTATTCATCTTAATCTGTTTAAAACAAGGAGTGTGCAAAGAGACGCAGTCAAG GTTTGTGCAGTGAGGAGGAGAAGGATATACCATAATAGTGAAACTTATGTGTTACTGGAGCCGGGAGAGGATGAGAAGTTTGTTTCAGAGGATGAGCTGAGGGACAAGTTAAAAGGTTGGCTGGAGAACTGGCCAGCCAAGAAACTTCCTCCTGACCTTGCAAGATTCGAAAGCATCGACGATGCCGTTTCTTATCTAGTGAGGTCTGTTTGTGAACTTGAAATTCATGGAGATGTAGGTTCAGTCCAGTGGTACGAAGTTCGAATGGAGTGA
- the LOC126581969 gene encoding LRR receptor-like serine/threonine-protein kinase RPK2, translating to MGFSPSSSSVIKGHFFRRPTSPVFVLKLVLLLWVFCSSQNCAVLADTDASVLLELKNSVLDPSGLLSGWNGRLSSGHCSWTGVFCNSNSRVVSLNLTGNGGETEGRSKTIACSDFSQLPLYGFGIRRSCEGSRGRLAGKLPSVIGKLTELRVLSLPFNGFYGEIPSEVLGLENLEVLDLEGNSVTGSLPFQLNPNLRVLNLGFNMIKGEIPTSWSNYMSLEILSLAGNLVNGTVPGFIGRLKAVYLSYNSLSGDVPSEIGANCGKLEHLDLSGNFLVHNIPSSLGNCSQLRTLLLYSNMFEEGIPAELGRLQALEVLDVSRNTLSSSLPRELGNCSQLSVLVLSSMFNPLPRGNDTVVDSLLEQSNAMNDDFNYFQGTMPVEITTLPKLRILWAPRASIEGTFPSNWGGCEYLEMINLAQNFLTGEFTSGLSRCRKLQFLDVSSNRLSGELVQDLHVPCMVMFDISRNMLSGSIPEYFNRTCASPFGDFSFKSEDPSSTYVAFFASKSQVGNPLQMHGEGDSLIVVHNFAHNNFTGALQTLPIAPERLGKQTFYAFFAGENKISGEFPGKLFGKCEGLEWLIVNVSHNKLEGQIPAEVGTMCKSLKGLDASRNQIIGPIPSTIGKLSLVALNLSWNMLRGEIPTSLGQIRNLMYLSLSGNLLTGVIPSSLGQLTSLEVLELSSNHLTGEIPKDLVNLRNLTVLLLDRNNISGQIPSGLANVTTLSSFNVSFNNITGSLPANNNLMKCNAAIGNPNLDSCPMFSLAQPASDSQGRVGDSQPFAASPVGGPAQKTGNGFNSIEIASITSASAIVLVLIALVILFLYTRKWNPKSGTQGSTRKEVTIFTNIGVPLTFENVVGATGGFNASNCIGNGGFGATYKAEISPGIVVAIKRLSVGRFQGVQQFHAEIKTLGRLRHPNLVTLLGYHASDTEMFLIYNYLAGGNLEKFIQERSTRAVDWRVLHKIALDIARALAYLHDQCVPRVLHRDVKPSNILLDDDFNAYLSDFGLARLLGTSETHATTGVAGTFGYVAPEYAMTCRVSDKADVYSYGVVLLELLSDKKALDPSFSSYGNGFNIVQWSCMLLRQGRAKEFFTAGLWDAGPHDDLVEVLHLAVVCTVDSLSTRPTMRQVVRRLKQLQPPSC from the coding sequence ATGGGTTTTTCTCCGTCTTCCTCTTCGGTCATCAAAGGACATTTTTTTCGCAGACCCACTTCTCCAGTGTTTGTTCTGAAGCTTGTTTTGCTCTTGTGGGTGTTCTGTAGCTCCCAGAACTGTGCTGTTCTCGCTGATACTGACGCATCGGTGCTTCTTGAGCTAAAAAATTCTGTCTTGGATCCTTCAGGCTTGCTTTCTGGCTGGAACGGTCGGCTCAGTTCTGGTCATTGCTCATGGACCGGCGTCTTCTGCAACTCAAATTCTCGAGTGGTTTCGCTCAACCTTACTGGGAATGGCGGAGAAACCGAAGGTAGATCGAAAACTATTGCGTGCTCAGATTTTTCTCAGTTGCCGCTTTATGGATTCGGAATCAGAAGGAGCTGTGAGGGTAGTAGAGGAAGATTGGCCGGGAAGCTCCCCTCTGTAATTGGTAAGCTCACTGAGCTTAGGGTCTTGTCCCTCCCCTTCAATGGTTTTTATGGTGAAATTCCTAGTgaagttttgggcttggaaaaCTTGGAGGTTCTTGATCTTGAGGGAAACTCGGTAACTGGGTCGCTGCCCTTTCAGCTTAATCCAAATTTGAGGGTTCTTAATCTGGGGTTTAATATGATTAAAGGTGAGATACCGACCTCGTGGTCAAATTATATGAGCCTAGAGATCTTGAGTTTAGCTGGGAATCTCGTAAATGGAACCGTTCCAGGTTTCATTGGTAGGTTAAAGGCAGTGTACTTGTCATACAATTCACTTAGTGGAGATGTTCCCAGTGAGATTGGAGCAAATTGTGGGAAGCTTGAGCATCTTGATTTGTCGGGTAATTTCTTGGTTCATAACATTCCAAGCAGTTTGGGAAACTGCAGCCAGTTGAGGACGTTGTTGCTGTATTCAAATATGTTTGAAGAGGGTATTCCAGCTGAACTCGGACGGCTTCAAGCTCTGGAAGTGTTGGATGTGTCAAGGAATACCCTGAGTAGTTCATTACCACGTGAGCTGGGGAATTGTTCTCAGTTGTCTGTCCTTGTGCTGTCATCTATGTTTAATCCACTTCCACGAGGTAACGATACCGTAGTGGACTCTTTGCTGGAGCAGTCGAATGCTATGAATGACGACTTCAATTACTTTCAAGGTACAATGCCTGTAGAAATTACAACCCTTCCAAAGCTAAGGATCTTGTGGGCACCAAGGGCAAGTATTGAGGGCACTTTCCCAAGCAATTGGGGTGGTTGTGAGTACTTAGAGATGATCAATTTGGCTCAGAACTTTTTGACTGGGGAATTTACTAGTGGACTTAGTCGCTGCAGGAAGCTTCAGTTTCTTGACGTGAGCTCTAACAGGCTTAGTGGGGAGCTTGTTCAGGATCTTCATGTTCCTTGTATGGTTATGTTTGATATCAGCAGAAACATGTTGTCAGGTTCAATACCTGAATATTTCAACAGAACTTGTGCTTCTCCTTTTGGAGATTTTTCTTTCAAGTCTGAGGATCCATCCTCAACCTATGTTGCATTTTTCGCTTCTAAATCCCAAGTTGGAAATCCATTGCAAATGCACGGGGAGGGTGACAGTCTTATAGTAGTACACAACTTCGCGCACAATAATTTTACTGGCGCTTTGCAGACGCTGCCTATTGCACCTGAAAGACTAGGGAAACaaactttttatgcattctttgcTGGAGAAAACAAGATTTCTGGAGAATTTCCAGGTAAATTATTTGGCAAGTGTGAGGGATTGGAGTGGCTGATTGTTAATGTAAGCCACAACAAGTTAGAAGGTCAGATTCCAGCTGAAGTAGGCACTATGTGCAAATCTCTTAAAGGTTTAGATGCATCTCGGAATCAGATTATTGGTCCAATTCCCTCTACCATCGGGAAACTGTCTCTTGTCGCCCTTAATTTGAGTTGGAACATGTTGAGGGGTGAAATCCCGACCAGTCTTGGCCAGATAAGGAATCTGATGTATCTTTCCTTATCTGGCAATCTCCTTACAGGTGTCATTCCGTCTAGTTTGGGGCAGCTGACCTCTTTAGAAGTGCTTGAACTTTCTTCAAACCATCTGACTGGTGAGATACCGAAAGATCTTGTGAATCTGCGAAACCTGACTGTTCTTCTGCTCGATAGGAATAATATTTCTGGTCAGATTCCATCTGGATTGGCAAATGTGACCACACTGTCATCTTTCAATGTGTCTTTCAATAACATCACAGGTTCACTGCCTGCGAATAATAACCTGATGAAATGCAATGCTGCTATTGGAAACCCAAATCTAGACTCTTGCCCCATGTTTTCTCTGGCACAGCCAGCTTCAGATTCTCAAGGACGAGTTGGTGATTCACAACCTTTTGCTGCTTCACCAGTGGGAGGTCCAGCTCAGAAGACTGGGAACGGTTTCAATTCAATTGAAATAGCATCCATTACATCTGCATCGGCCATAGTTTTGGTGCTTATTGCTCTTGTTATTCTGTTCTTGTATACACGGAAATGGAATCCAAAGTCTGGAACTCAAGGTTCTACTAGGAAGGAAGTTACAATTTTCACAAACATTGGGGTTCCATTGACCTTTGAGAATGTTGTGGGAGCCACAGGAGGTTTCAATGCTAGTAACTGTATTGGGAATGGAGGTTTTGGAGCTACCTACAAGGCAGAGATATCACCTGGAATCGTGGTGGCAATTAAACGACTTTCAGTTGGAAGGTTCCAAGGAGTTCAACAGTTTCATGCAGAAATCAAAACCCTTGGAAGGCTTCGCCATCCAAATCTTGTCACTTTGCTTGGTTATCATGCCAGTGATACAGAGATGTTTCTAATTTACAACTACTTGGCGGGTGGTAATTTGGAAAAGTTTATTCAGGAAAGGTCAACAAGGGCTGTGGATTGGAGGGTACTTCACAAGATTGCTTTGGACATAGCCCGTGCACTTGCCTACCTACATGATCAGTGCGTACCACGTGTCCTTCATCGCGACGTCAAGCCGAGTAATATTTTGTTGGATGATGATTTTAATGCGTATCTCTCAGACTTTGGTTTGGCCAGACTTCTGGGAACTTCGGAGACCCATGCTACTACTGGCGTTGCTGGAACTTTTGGATATGTTGCCCCAGAATATGCAATGACTTGCCGTGTTTCAGATAAGGCTGATGTATATAGTTATGGCGTTGTGCTTCTGGAGTTACTCTCTGACAAGAAGGCACTGGATCCCTCTTTCTCTTCATATGGAAATGGATTCAACATCGTTCAATGGTCATGTATGCTTCTTCGGCAAGGCCGTGCAAAGGAATTCTTCACTGCTGGGTTATGGGATGCAGGCCCCCATGATGATTTAGTAGAAGTTCTGCACTTGGCAGTAGTGTGCACGGTTGACTCTCTCTCAACCAGGCCTACAATGAGGCAAGTTGTACGACGGCTTAAGCAACTTCAGCCTCCATCCTGTTAG
- the LOC126633720 gene encoding uncharacterized protein LOC126633720: MDDAYRDECGNKHLRVNFESDAVNYRRNSSFPSSSKSSPSSPSSSSSSSPRSSLESFVNDKKDGNNPCVTRTRPDQESQGALSLPEGYSSPSLPGSMQSGSSAQSSPFQMMGRPAGYDPSRIPSNIFASKPPAGMDWSVASNESLFSLHVGNNSFSRDQFALLNKSGELYKSGELYKSGELTRHDEYIYIPTPLPTVTEVETIEIKIHNVGKEKVENKAPNMEAKIEENESANVEYKVESMRENVETESVEETEGPDESANAKAVKKEKVPLIGEIRNSAASYQSDGSNNSTKSFQFPVLENHEVERNIPAEINSGKLQSAHAQQEMHKQVGTEAQETPLKAATTQTTSWFSCFCCCTARR; the protein is encoded by the exons ATGGATGATGCATATAGGGATGAATGTGGTAATAAGCATCTAAGGGTGAATTTTGAAAGCGATGCGGTTAATTACCGCCGAAATTCAAGCTTCCCATCATCCTCGAaatcatcaccatcatcaccatcatcatcatcatcgtcatctcCACGTTCATCGCTGGAATCATTTGTCAATGACAAAAAAGATGGCAACAATCCCTGCGTAACAAGGACACGACCAGACCAGGAGTCTCAGGGGGCTCTATCATTACCAGAGGGTTATTCTTCTCCGAGTCTGCCTGGGAGCATGCAAAGCGGATCATCTGCGCAATCCTCTCCGTTTCAGATGATGGGAAGGCCTGCAGGTTATGACCCGAGTCGAATCCCATCGAATATTTTCGCCAGTAAACCGCCAGCAGGCATGGATTGGAGTGTTGCTTCAAATGAATCATTGTTTAGTCTTCATGTGGGGAACAACAGCTTCTCGAGAGATCAATTCGCTTTGCTGAATAAGTCCGGAGAGCTTTACAAATCCGGAGAGCTTTATAAATCCGGTGAACTGACGAGGCATGATGAATACATCTACATTCCAACTCCACTTCCCACAGTTACTGAGGTAGAAACTATTGAAATAAAGATTCACAATGTGGGGAAAGAGAAGGTTGAAAACAAGGCTCCGAACATGGAGGCGAAAATCGAAGAAAATGAGAGTGCAAATGTGGAATATAAGGTTGAAAGCATGAGGGAAAATGTGGAAACGGAATCAGTAGAAGAAACAGAAGGACCAGATGAATCTGCAAATGCAAAAGCCGTAAAAAAGGAAAAGGTGCCTCTTATCGGAGAAATTCGGAATTCTGCTGCTTCATACCAATCTGATGGGAGCAATAACAGCACCAAGTCATTCCAGTTTCCAGT GTTGGAAAATCATGAGGTTGAAAGAAATATCCCTGCAGAAATAAACTCAGGAAAGCTACAGTCAGCGCATGCACAGCAGGAGATGCATAAGCAAGTAGGGACTGAGGCCCAAGAAACACCCCTAAAGGCAGCCACAACTCAAACAACTAGTTGGTTTTCGTGTTTCTGTTGTTGCACCGCCCGCCGTTGA
- the LOC126581970 gene encoding ninja-family protein AFP3-like, which yields MAQTEEGGNIATQQEFPMQGSNFQGDLYGKMVAGNSFPGKFGELTSEDSEEIELSLGLSLNGRFGVDPARAKMVALKRSSSISDFGFTPAREEETCGVSASSRAVPLMRACSLPTETEEEWRKRKELQSLRRMEAKRKRSEKQLRNLKVPRDRSRENGGDEEKAAEVVNGVHRKEQFVKVVDEFRAMGMPNCPAPPIPAASRGSGSTGISESESQSAATPQGVHKCTEARSHAEAQSLPKTEKELLATPRMITAQRSCQFIGVQMEINCNKPPVPESGPNKIVRNVLESMPCVSTTGDGPDGKRIEGFLYRYKKGEEVRIVCVCHGSFLSPAEFVKHAGGGDVEHPLKHIVVSPSPLL from the exons atggcTCAAACAGAGGAAGGCGGGAACATAGCAACCCAGCAGGAGTTCCCAATGCAGGGGAGTAATTTTCAAGGCGATTTGTATGGGAAAATGGTTGCCGGAAACAGTTTTCCGGGAAAATTCGGGGAGCTGACCTCCGAGGATTCGGAGGAGATTGAGCTGAGCCTGGGCCTGTCGCTGAACGGTCGGTTCGGAGTGGACCCCGCGAGAGCCAAAATGGTGGCTCTGAAACGCTCGTCGTCAATCTCCGATTTCGGTTTTACCCCGGCAAGAGAAGAAGAGACATGTGGTGTGTCAGCCTCGTCGCGCGCGGTGCCTCTGATGAGGGCTTGTTCGCTTCCGACGGAGACAgaggaggagtggaggaagaggaaggagcTCCAGAGCTTGAGGAGAATGGAAGCGAAGAGGAAGAGGTCGGAGAAGCAGCTGAGGAACTTGAAGGTGCCGAGGGATCGGAGCCGGGAGAACGGCGGCGATGAGGAGAAGGCGGCGGAGGTAGTGAATGGGGTTCATAGGAAAGAGCAGTTTGTGAAGGTTGTGGATGAGTTTAGAGCAATGGGGATGCCCAATTGTCCTGCTCCGCCGATACCGGCCGCATCTCGAGGTAGTGGCTCAACTGGGATTTCGGAATCTGAGAGCCAATCTGCTGCTACGCCTCAAG GAGTGCACAAATGCACCGAAGCAAGAAGCCACGCCGAAGCTCAGTCTTTGCCAAAGACTGAGAAGGAACTGCTAGCCACACCAAGGATGATAACCGCTCAAAGGTCATGTCAGTTCATTGGAGTCCAAATGGAAATCAACTGTAATAAACCCCCAGTTCCAGAATCCGGCCCCAACAAAATCGTGAGGAACGTGTTGGAGAGCATGCCTTGTGTGTCTACGACAGGAGATGGCCCTGACGGGAAAAGAATAGAAGGGTTTCTTTACAGATACAAGAAGGGTGAGGAAGTTAGGATAGTATGCGTTTGCCATGGCAGCTTTCTCTCGCCGGCGGAGTTTGTGAAGCATGCAGGCGGTGGTGACGTGGAGCACCCGTTGAAGCATATAGTGGTGAGTCCTAGTCCGTTACTGTAG